TCAACTTGTTGATTCACTGCTACAATATTTGCACCTAATTTTTTAAGACCACCAGCATATGTTGGTGCAACAACTGCTATACGTTTAGGATCTTTTGGTATATCTACCGTTTTGCCATCGTCCATTTTGTATGATTTAGTTTCAGCTTTGTCATCTTTTCCACCTTGGTTCCCACACGCTGCTAATACTAAAACCAAAATTATTAATGGTAATAATAGTTTTTTCATAATTTCCTCCTATTGAATAATATTGAAAATGATTATCAATTACTACAAAATTATACAAGATTACATATTCATTTACAATAGCTATCAATGTTTAATTTTTAATTTTTACAAAGAATTTTGCAAAATTTCCTATTTAAATGATTCAATCGCATAAAAAAGATGAACCATTATATTGAACTTTACTCTAACTTCATTCAACAAGTGATTCATCTTTTTATTATTAAAATGTGTTTGTAATACTTTTAGCAATATTAGTATACGCCGCATCTTCCATAGGCGGATTGTGTAATCCGGCGCGCATATCACGATAGTAACGTTGCAAAGGACGGCTCATTTCTAAACTTTTAGCCCCGACAATTCGCATTGCTATATCAACCACCTCAAGACCTTGATTCATCACCATAACTTTACTCGCACTTGTTGCATTTCTAATTTGACTATCATCTTTAAATAATTGATAGCCTTTTGCAGTACTCCATAAAAATTGTCTAGCAGACAACAACAAAGTTTCCATCTTACCTAAATTTTGTTGTACAGTTGGCAATGTTGCAATTGTACCTTCAATACTGTTTGGACTATGTTGCATGGCAAAATCTACTGCATAATTTCTGGCTGCTTGAGCTATGCCTAAATAACAACTTGGTATATGCAAAATCCAACCATTAGGGGATTTACTTCGTTCTGTTTCAACTAAGTGATTCAATGGAACTTTTACATCATTTAAAATTAGGTCATGACTCTCTGTCGCTCGCATACCCATAACATCCCAATTGTCAGCAATTTCAACTCCTGGTGTATCTCTATCTACCAAGAAAAAACCAACCGTTCCTAATTCTTCTATATACGCACCAACAATAATGTGCGTTAACACTTTACTCATCGAAGTATAAGTTTTCACACCATTTAGTAAATAACCATCAGCAACTTTCACAGCATTTGTACTTGGTCTGCCACCTCTAGTCGGGCTACCCATCTCCGCTTCACTGACCGCTCTATTTACTAATGCACCTTTTTTAATTTCATCAGCAAATTGATTCAACATTTCTTGAGACCATAATTGTTGCTCATAAATTTGTCCAATTACACTGACATGCCAACCTATTGATAATGCTGTGGCGCCATCCAGTTCACCTAAAAATGATTGTAGTATGACCATATCTTCCACAGTGGCTCCTTCACCACCGTATTTTTTTGGTAAAGTCAATTGCCCATATCCTTCTTTAATTAACCATTCGATGTTGCTATAAGGAAACTCACTATGTTTATCATTGTGGTTAGCCCTTGCTTTGAATGTATTTTCAATCGATTTAAATTTTTCAATCCATTTCTTTTGAATTTCACTCGTAATTAAAAAGGAATTTTTCATACCATTCATCTTCGTCACCCCACACGTTACATAATATTAATAATTTAATCCTAGTTTAACACTCGACTTTCAAAATAAAAAGGAACGTGCTGTGAACTTTATAATTCAAAATTAAGTAAGCGACTTAAAACATCATTTTAGATTCAAAAATAAAATGCATCTTAAACCATTTTCGAGGTACATGATTTAAGATGCCTATTCATATAAGTTGTTATTAATTTTACTTCGCGATGTCTTCTCTTTCTTGTCGAATTCCTGCAAACAACAATATCCAAGTGGCAATAATAAACGGTAAAGTTAATGCAGGTAAGCCAAATGGTTCAAGTAACGTAGCTGTTCCTAATTGCACTACAACTGTTAATAATACCCCTAAAAATGTCGCAATATATGGATTAATCGCTGTTTTGAATGTATAGCCCAACGCGATAGCCATTAATACAAAATTATAACCAAACAAACCTTGGTTTATATCATCATAGTTTCCACCTAAAAGTGCGACAATGATAAAACTTAATAAACTTGCAACAATTGCTAATAACGCCGCTTTTCTAGATGCAATCAAAATCCCTACTAAAATGAATATACCGCCAAGCACACTCGCTTCAACGAACACTTGACTAAAGCCTTCAAACAATGACTGAACAAAATGAATTTGATCACTATTATGGTTAAATTTAATGTCTTCAATATTTTCCGGAATTAATTTTAATGGTGTCTCGACATATTTAACCTGGCCTGACAACAAAATCGTAAACCACGTTACAATGACAAACGGCATTGTCAACATAGGTACTTTATATGGTCTTAAAACTTCTCTCACCGCTGCGGCTACAGGCAAAGTTAATAAAGTTGCTATAATCGTAATAACAATATCTAATATTGATTTTTCCAAAAATATCGTTAATGCAACAGCAGTTAATACAGGATTAAACCCTGCTAAACCGTCATTAATTTCTTCTTTACTATAATTTATATAACGTGCAAACACATAAGCTATGAGACTACCAATTATTGCCGCTAAACCAACTGTCCAATCAGCAACAAATAAACCTATTAAAATAAATAATCCAGTCCACTTATTATTTAATAACACCACCTGAGATATGTTTTTTAAAAGAACATCTATCATCTTCAAAATATCCACCTTTTCCTTGAATGTTTACTTTTAAATATACTACCATTCTTCAAAAAGTTATATTAAAAACTCTTTTCTTTTTAAAATAAATATATCTTACCATTTGAATGACAATAGATTATTTAGTTTTGACAAGGAAATGCTAAAAATATAATTTTCATTTTACACACTTATTGTTGTATATTACTTGTTTATCACAACAATTAGGATTAAGATAAATTTTGTAATTTCTATATTATATGAAAGTGGGGGTTTTAATTTGCATTTTACACAACGAGAGCAAGACAAATTAATGATAGTTGTTGCAGCGGAAGTTGCACGTCGTCGTAAAGCAAGAGGTTTAAAACTTAATCATCCTGAAGCATTAGCATTAATCAGTGATGAATTATTAGAAGGCGCACGAGACGGCAAAACTGTTGCTGAATTAATGAGTTACGGTAGACAAATTTTAAACAAGGAAGACGTCATGGATGGTGTAGAACACATGATTACAGATATAGAAATCGAGGCTACATTCCCCGATGGTACAAAGTTAATTACAGTGCATCACCCTATTGTTTAAAGGAGGAAGTCAAATGATACCTGGAGAAATTATTACTAAAAGTACAGAAATAGAGATCAACAAACATCATCCAGAAACTATTATCGAAGTAAAAAATACGGGAGATCGTCCAATTCAAGTTGGTTCACATTTTCATTTCTACGAAGCAAATGCAGCATTAGATTTCGAACGTGAAATGGCATACGGCAAACATTTAGACATTCCTGCTGGTGCAGCTGTTCGTTTTGAGCCTGGAGATAAAAAAGAAGTCCAACTAGTTGAGTATGCTGGCAAACGTAAAATTTATGGTTTCCGTGGTATGGTCAACGGCCCTATCGATGAATCACGTGTCTATCGTCCAACAGATGAAAACGATAAGTATGCGGGTGTATTCGGTGATGAAGGTGAAGAAAATGTGAATAAAAAAGGAGGAAAAAGATCATGAGCTTTAAAATGACTCAAAATCAATATACGAGTTTATATGGTCCAACTGTAGGAGATTCCATTCGATTAGGTGATACAAACTTGTTTGCACAAATTGAAAAGGATTACGCAGTATATGGTGAAGAAGCTACTTTCGGTGGTGGTAAATCTATCCGTGACGGTATGGCTCAAAATCCTCGTGTAACACGTGATGATGTTAATGTAGCAGACTTAGTTATTTCTAATGCCGTTATTATCGATTACGATAAAGTTGTAAAAGCAGATATAGGTATTAAAAACGGTTATATCTTTGCCATTGGTAATGCCGGCAACCCAGATATAATGGATAATGTCGACATTATTATTGGTTCTACTACAGATGTTATTGCAGCAGAAGGTAAAATCGTAACTGCTGGTGGTATAGATACTCACGTTCATTTTATCAACCCTGAACAAGCAGAAGTTGCACTTGAAAGTGGTATTACAACGCATATTGGCGGCGGTACTGGTGCTTCTGAGGGATCGAAAGCTACTACTGTAACACCTGGTCCTTGGCATATTCATAGAATGTTAGAAGCTGCAGAAGGTTTACCAATCAATGTTGGCTTTACTGGTAAAGGACAAGCAACTAACCCCACTGCACTTATCGAACAAATTAATGCAGGTGCAATTGGTTTAAAAGTACATGAAGACTGGGGTGCAACACCATCAGCTTTAAGCAATGCTTTAGATGTTGCTGATGAATTCGATGTTCAAATTGCTTTACATGCCGATACTTTAAATGAAGCAGGTTTTATGGAAGATACGATGGCAGCAGTAAAAGACCGCGTACTTCACATGTATCATACTGAAGGTGCTGGTGGCGGACATGCCCCTGATTTAATTAAATCAGCAGCATTTTCAAATATATTACCTTCATCTACGAATCCAACATTACCATATACGCAAAATACAGTAGATGAACATTTAGATATGGTTATGATTACTCACCATTTAAATGCTGCTATTCCTGAAGATATTGCATTTGCTGACTCACGTATTCGAAAAGAAACAATCGCAGCAGAAGATGTACTTCAAGATATGGGTGTATTTAGTATGATTAGTTCTGATTCACAAGCCATGGGACGTGTAGGTGAAGTGATTACAAGAACATGGCAAGTGGCACACCGTATGAAAGAACAACGTGGTCCATTAGATGGCGACTTTGAACATAATGATAATAATCGTATTAAACGTTATATTGCTAAATATACAATTAACCCAGCCATTACACATGGTATTTCTGAATATGTAGGTTCTATCGAGCCAGGCAAACTTGCTGACATCGTTTTATGGGATCCAATTTTCTTCGGTGTTAAACCCGAATTGATTGTAAAAGGTGGTTTAATTAATTCAGCCGTTAACGGAGATGCCAATGGTTCTATTCCTACATCTGAACCACAGAAATATCGTAAAATGTACGGTCAATATGGTGGTAACATTACTAGCACATCAATGACATTCGTATCTAAAACTGCATATGAAAATGGTATTAACCGTGCATTAAACTTAAAACGCATGGTTCGCCCTGTTAAAAATATTAGACAATTATCTAAAGCAGACATGAAAAATAATAGTGCTACCCCTAATTTGGATGTAGATCCGCAAACATATGAAGTATATGTAGACGGTGAAAAAATTACAAGTCAAGCAGCAACAGAGTTACCATTAACTCAAAGATACTTCTTATTCTAGGAGGAACATAAAATGATTATAGAAGAAATTCAAGGCAATATTGCCAATTTATCAGATTCAGAAAAGCAAAAGCATGTTGAAAAAGTCTATCTTGAAAACTCAGATCTTGTTAAACGTATTCAAAGAGTCGTTACAGATCATGGTAATGAAATTGGTATCCGTTTAAAACAACCAATCGACTTGCAATACGGAGATATTTTATATGCGGATGATCATAATATGATTATTGTTGATGTAAATTCAGAAGATGTCTTAGTCATTCAACCACGAACACTACAAGAAATGGGTGACATTGCACATCAACTAGGAAATCGCCATTTACCTGCACAATTTACAGAAACTGAAATGTTAGTACAATACGATTATTTAGTAGAAGATTTATTAAAAAATCTAGGTATTCCATATGTTCATGAAGATCGTAAAGTTAATAAAGCCTTCAGACATATAGGACATTCTCATGATTGATCATAAGCATTTAAGATTATTTCAGTTCTGTGATTCACAGTTTCCAACAGGCGCATTCAGTCATTCGTTTGGTCTTGAAACATATATTCAAAGAAATGTGATTCATGATGATCAAACTTTTATTGCATGGCTAAAAATGTTTTTAACAGAACAACTCACCTATTCTGATGGTTTAGCAATGCGATTAGTTTATGATGCATTAGAAAATAATGACGCGCAAAAAGTATTAAAAATAGACAAATTATTATTTGTTCAGAATTTACCTAAAGAAACGCGTGTTGGTTCAAAACAAATGGGTACGCGTATGGTTAAACTTGCATTAGAACTATATGATAGCGAGTGGATAACTTGGTATCACCAACAAATGAAAGAGAAACATGCAAAGTTAAACCCAGCAATATGTTTTACAATGTTAGGACACCACTTAGGTGTAGATATTGAAACAATTATTGATTATTACTTATATCAAAATGTTTCAAGTTTAACTCAAAATGCTGTACGTGCCATACCACTTGGACAAACTGCTGGTCAGCAAGTGGTTACTCATATGATTCCTTATATCGAAGCAACGAGAAAACATATTTTCGAATTAAAAGAGTCTGATTTCGGCATGACAGCGCCTGGTTTAGAACTAAATCAAATGGCGCATGAAAACGTCAATGTTAGAATTTTCATATCATAGGAGGTTATAATTGTGGCAAATCCGATTAAAATTGGTATTGGTGGACCTGTTGGCGCAGGTAAAACACAATTAATTGAAAAAGTAGTAAGACGTCTTTCAAAAGAAATGAGTATCGGCGTTATTACAAATGATATTTATACTAAAGAAGACGAAAAAATATTAGTTAACACTGGTGTTTTACCAGAGGATCGTATTATTGGTGTTGAAACAGGTGGTTGTCCTCATACAGCTATTCGTGAAGATGCTTCTATGAACTTCGCAGCAATTGATGAACTATTGGAACGTCATGATGACATTGAATTAATCTTCATAGAATCTGGCGGTGATAACTTAGCAGCAACATTCAGCCCTGAGCTTGTTGATTTTTCAATTTATATCATCGACGTAGCTCAAGGTGAAAAGATTCCACGTAAAGGTGGACAAGGTATGATTAAATCTGATTTCTTCGTCATTAATAAAACTGATTTAGCACCTTATGTTGGTGCATCACTTGAACAAATGGCTAAAGATACTAAAGTGTTCCGTGGTAATCGACCATTTGCCTTCACTAACTTAAAAACTGATGAAGGCTTAGATGATGTTATTGATTGGATAGAACGCGACACACTGCTTAAAGGACTATCATAATGGATGAACAACAGTGGACTGGACAACTTGATATAACAGTGTTTTTTGACGGTAATAGATCCGTATCACGAGATATCTTCTTCGAAAAAGCACTTAAAGTGATACGTCCAGTCTATCTAAATCACTCACCTATTCCTACATTTTATATCGTTAACGTAGGCGGTGGTTATTTAGATGGGGATCGCTACCGTATGAATATTAATGTCGAAGATAACGCAAAAGTGACTTTAACGTCGCAAGGTGCTACAAAAATATATAAAACGCCTACCGACCATGTTGAACAGTATCAAACATTCACATTAAAAGATGACGCATATATAGAATATGTAGCTGATCCAATTATCGCATATGAAAATGCTAAATTTTATCAACACAATACTTTCAACCTTAATAGTTCAAGTTCATTATTTTATACCGATATTTTAACGCCAGGTTATTCAAAAAATGGTGAGCCTTTTAAATATCGCTATATGCACTTGATTAATGAAATATATGTTGATCATGAACTCGTTACGTATGACAATCTTTTACTAGACCCAAATAAACAATCAATTAATGATTTGGGTTATATGGAACACTATTCTCACTATGGCTCAGCTTATTTTATTCATAGCGAAGTGAACCAAAAGTTAATTGACAAAGTATATGAAACTATTCAACCTTTAGCTTCTACATTCGATTGTCGCATCGCAATATCTCAATTACCTACACACGGTTTCGCAGTTAGAATTCTAGCACACCGTACCCAAGTTATTGAGAAATTACTAGGTGCTATTCAAGGTTATATTGCAGAAAACATTTACGATCGCAAACTTGATTTTCTAAGAAAATATTAAAATAAAAAAAGACTAGTGTACCTATTTTCACTCTTACCATTATGAAAAAAGGTATTGCTAGTCTTTAACTTTAATTAAAGCATCTTCAATATTTAAATTTTAAGTTAATGTTATGTCCCAATGCTGAATAAATGACTTTCGTTTTAATAAATCATTATCGTTCAATGCTATTAAACGCAATTAACCTTGAATTAATTTTTAATGTATTCTTCTAATTCTGAAATCAATTTTTGAATATTTGCTTTTTGTGTATCTGTAACAAAAACGATTACTGTTCTTTCGTCGTGTAAACTTCTTTTCTTAGATAATAATTTTAAATCTTTAAGCTTTTGTAAAGCTTTAGTTAAATAGTAAGGCTTGAACTCTGAACATTTAGCAATCTCTTTAGAAGAGATTTCGTTAGACTCACTTTTTAAAATATGATTTAAAATATAAATCTCTTCATAGTTCAAATTGTATTTTTTCTTTGTATCTCTGAAAAACTTCTTAACTTGAAATGTTGCGTTGACTAAATCATTAATGTCATTAATTTTACTCATTATTAAACCACTCCTCTGATGCACATCTTGTTGTAGCAAGGTTCACATGTATTTATTAAATCGAAACTCTATCCAACTATGTTATAAAGTTTATTCTAAACAAATAAGTATAAAAATTCAATATTTTTATTACTAGAATATGGATTTATACATTTATTTCTTATAATAATTTGACGTTTAAGATATTTTGCCAAATTGAAAATTATTAGTCTGAATATTTTGTATCTTATTTGATATTTAAAGTTTTAAAATTCACTTAAATAGCAACGAGTTTGATTTGATATTTTTCATATTAAATTGATGACTTGTCCACTAAGTATTTAAAATATAAAAAAAGAAGAGCTTTAAATCATAACGCATGCCATTTAATGCGATGGGTTACGATTCGAACTCTTCATATCAACCTACATACATTGATACTATACTATCATATGTTGTTTTACATATTCAACAAATGATTCAACATTATCACTTTTAATATCATACATAGGTACTTTACCAATATTAAATTTAAAAGTTATTGTCTCTCCATTATAATCTATTGCTTCTACTTCATTATAGCTAATACTTCTATAATAAAATTGCCCGTTCATATCTACATTCATAATTAAACGTTCATTGGTAGCAATAAACGCACCTTCAAATTCATTATTTCCATGAACTTGATATTCAATTATTCCTAGCACTGAAGGTCCCTTTTTCTCTGTCGGAAATAAATCATTTGGATTCACATTATCTAAAATCATATTATCCCTCCCATATAAATCTACGAACTTTGCCTCGTTTACCAATAGATACAAAAAGGTCTAACACTATTTTTCCTTGTCTTGTATTCCCTTTTCGAGATAATTATAACATGCATGAATAAGCTTAGTGACTTTAGAAAACTGTTCTCGTTTAATTAATATAATGACTTGCCTTTCATCTAATTCGCAACGTTCTTTTTGAACCAATTGTTTTATGATTAAATTTTTTAAAATTGGGCTAATGCTAAAAATTGGATGATGAAATTCTCCTTGTAATTCTTTAACTGTTAATTGACCCTGATGCAAGTATAATATCCCTAAGACATACAACTCTTCTAATGTTAATTGGCATATGTTCAGATAACACTTTAACCTCTCTAACAAATCCTTGCATCTTAATAAATAATTGACATAATCACTAGTTGTTTGAAGTGTATATTGAGCAAAATAGCGTTCAATATAATCATTAACTTCATTATTCATATATTCTATTTTGTTCATATGATTTTTATTTAAAGAAATCTTTAATTTACGCTGATCTCGTTGATCTCTTTGTTTAGATAGCCATTGATGGTTATTTAAATAACTTAACATTTGAAATAAAGCTATTTTAGATTGAATTTCATTCAATTTCAACAAGTAATCAATTGAAGGTATTTTTGATTTAAGTCCATCAGATTTGACTAACAGATTAAGCAATTTCACTTGAGTTAATGTAAGATGAAATGAATACTTCAGCATGTCATTAATGACTTTTAACATTAGTATATGTGCAGTTAAACGTTTAACTTTAAATTTAGACATTTTTAAAACCTCTCTTAAACCATGCCTATATCTCAAGATGATATTTCAAATGAACAATACTATTGCTTGAGACCATTAATGAATGGTCATAAATATTTTTTTCTATAAAATTAGCTTTCCAAAACTTGTGCTGTTGCATAATATCATTCACAAATACACCATTCTCGGAAGTATGCTTATCTTTATCTATACTCAAAACAATCTGCTTAGTTTCAGCATGGCTAAATTGTTTAAGCCCCCTACAAGTTATACGTGCAGAGCCTGATTTCTCATTTAACAATGCGACAGGGAAACAAATGACACACTGAATTTCATGTTTAAATTTCGTTACAATCATCGTGTCATTTTGATAAATAACCACCCCTCGTAATTGATTTAGTATATTAATGATAAATATTAGAATAGATAACTTTGTCAAACTAATCTCGTTGATTACTTCATAAACCATAGACATTTGTATACAAAGACCATTGTAATTTGAATAATTCGCCATAAGTTGAGACATCAATCTTATATCCGATAAAGTTATAATTTCTTTTGAATATGTGTTTCTATTAATAACATCCAAATCACAAATCAACTTTGAACTAGATACCGATATTTGCTCCAATTGGGCTAGAGTTACGACAAATCGATCTATTAAGAAATCAATTGCGACATCATATTGTGTATCAACTTCATTTTGATCAAGAATATATATCAACTCAAATTCTTGAATATAATTGCTAATTAACCTTTTAACTTTTTGTATAGCTCTCACTTTCAAATCATAAATTAGAAATGCAATTTTTGATTTATTTCTTTCAAATGTCATATTAAAAATAGTTGCTACAAGTATTTCTAATCTGGCTCTTTCTGAACTCGTTAACAACTCATTATATTCGTGTTTAATTTTAAAAACGACATTGACACTATAATTTATAAATTTTTGTAATAATAATTTGATTTGTTCAGTTGATAATTCATCTTTTGAAACATCAACAGTTAAGATAATATACAAATTTTCAGGATTAACTCTTAATCTTAGAATCATTTGTTCAATCATATAATAATCAATCCAATAAAAACTATTTCCTTTAATATAGATGTTTTTAGGCTCATAATTTTTAGGATTATCAATCGTTTCCCATGGTACCTGTATCTCTTTTACTTTAGTCATACCATTTATAGATTCATCAATTAATTTAATTATGCTTTCATCAATATCAACTATTTGGGATTGGTTAATTGAATGAGATGTTGGTCTATATGTTTTCCTAATTAATTTTGGAGTGTCACCATATGTTTCTTTAAAGAGGTGTATAAAACGAGAGTAGTGATTAAAACCATGATTACTGGCTATTTCTTCTATTGGCTTCATTGAAGTTAATATATCTATTAGACAATGCTCAAGTCTAATATGATTTAAATATTGAACAAAATTACTGTAAGGTGTCACTTTAAACATTTCACTTAAAGCTTTACTTGTAATATTTACATGATTTATAACATCTTTTCTATTAATCTTTTTATGATGATTATGCGTTAAATACTCATGGACTTCCTCAGCTACTAAATGATGCCTGTCATCATTTGTATTGAGTGACATTAATTCAACACACATATAACTAATAAGTTTATCATTCGTTATGTTTGCTTGCTGTTCAACTTGGTTATGAATTAAATACTTTAGCAAAATTCTAAAAGTGCTTCCAATATCATTTGATAATACTTGACCGCTAACCATGCAATTCGAATTCATAAATCTTAAATATGTCTTTGCACTAATTTCAACAACACAACAAACACTTTCTTCATGACTTTCAATCTGATATAAATCATTCAGCATTATAATGGTAACATCGTTTGCTCTAACTTCATAACGTTGTAAATTTATAGTAATCAAACCTGAGCCCTGTAACCAATATACAATTTTTAAATTTGCTTCTTTTGCATTACCCACTTTCATATTCTTAAAAATATGTAGTGAAAAATTATCTGTCATCTTACATCCTCACATATACAAATATATTGATTTACCCCTTTTATCTTTATCAAATCAATTGTCAACATCTAATATTCACTAACAATTATATCTCCACAAGGTTATTAGCAGTAACAAAACATACATCAATTATATCAAATAACACTTTTATTAAAACATTTTTTTATGCTAAAATAGGATATTTTATCCATAATATATACATTTTCATCCAAATCACAAAGCTTTTGATATAACTAAAAACTTGATCATTCGTGTCATATTTTTATGCATTTTCTGATTAAAAGTCCATCATTATGCAAAAAATATACGTTTTGAATTTTCAGTAATATTACATTTATGTAACACAATTATTTTCGCAACATTCTGTTATTATAAAGAATGCCGTAGTTATAAGTTTTGCAAAATGCAATTTCTTATACTTTTACAATTCTATTGTGTCAAGATATTAGCAAAAAATTACAAAACGTTAACAAAGCACACAAGGACGCTATTTTCTGTTATAGTCTTTCTTGTCGTTTAATAACGAGAGATAACTTTTTAAATTAATTTGTCACACGGACAGTACGAAAATATTTTAGTTTTAAAATTTTTAGGAGGATATTTTTACAATGAAGAAAATCGCTACAGCTACTATCGCAACTGCAGGATTCGCTACAATCGCAATTGCATCAGGAAATCAAGCTCATGCTTCTGAGCAAGATAACTATGGTTATAATCCAAATGATCCAACATCATACAGCTATACTTATACTATTGATGCACAAGGTAACTACCATTACACATGGAAAGGTAACTGGCATCCAAGTCAATTAAATCAAAATAATGGCTACTACAGCTATTACTACAACAATGGTTACAATAACTATAGCTACAATAATTACAACAATTACAATAGTTATAGCTACAATAACTACAATCGTTACAATAACTATTCAAATAGCTATCAATCATATAACTATAACAACTACAATAGTTACAATACAAACAGCTACCGTACTGGTGGTTTAGGTGCTAGCTACAGCACTTCAAGCAACAACGTTCAAGTAACTACTACAATGGCTCCATCATCAAATGGCCGTTCAATCTCAAGTGGTTATACTTCAGGACGTAATTTATACACTACTGGTCAATGTACATACTACGTATTTGATCGTGTAGGCGGTAAAATTGGTTCAACATGGGGCAATGCAAGTAACTGGGCTAATGCAGCTGCAAGAGCTGGTTACACAGTAAACAACACGCCAAAAGCTGGTGCAATCATGCAAACAACTCAAGGTGCATACGGTCACGTTGCATATGTTGAAAGTGTAAACAGCAATGGTTCAGTAAGAGTTTCAGAAATGAACTATGGTTATGGTCCAGGTGTTGTAACTTCACGTACAATCTCAGCTAGCCAAGCTTCATCATACAACTTCATTCACTAATTTGTGATGAACGTATTATAATCCAACAAGATTTCAATCATCTTGTTGGATTTTTTTGGTTCTATAATACTTCGGACTGATGGAAATGCTGAAAATGTTTCTTTTACTTTTCTTCTGACCGATTTTTTGTGTTCTTCATCTTTTATGGTGGGAAGGTAAAACTTCCTGCTTTTTTTAATACACAAAAAGCGCAATTGCCTCTATAATAAGTGACGGAACAAAAAAAGAATGATGAAAAGTTATATAAAACTTAACGTCATTCCTTTTTATTAGATTAAAGCTATAAAACAACATACAGCCA
This is a stretch of genomic DNA from Staphylococcus roterodami. It encodes these proteins:
- a CDS encoding urease accessory protein UreD — protein: MDEQQWTGQLDITVFFDGNRSVSRDIFFEKALKVIRPVYLNHSPIPTFYIVNVGGGYLDGDRYRMNINVEDNAKVTLTSQGATKIYKTPTDHVEQYQTFTLKDDAYIEYVADPIIAYENAKFYQHNTFNLNSSSSLFYTDILTPGYSKNGEPFKYRYMHLINEIYVDHELVTYDNLLLDPNKQSINDLGYMEHYSHYGSAYFIHSEVNQKLIDKVYETIQPLASTFDCRIAISQLPTHGFAVRILAHRTQVIEKLLGAIQGYIAENIYDRKLDFLRKY
- a CDS encoding CHAP domain-containing protein; protein product: MKKIATATIATAGFATIAIASGNQAHASEQDNYGYNPNDPTSYSYTYTIDAQGNYHYTWKGNWHPSQLNQNNGYYSYYYNNGYNNYSYNNYNNYNSYSYNNYNRYNNYSNSYQSYNYNNYNSYNTNSYRTGGLGASYSTSSNNVQVTTTMAPSSNGRSISSGYTSGRNLYTTGQCTYYVFDRVGGKIGSTWGNASNWANAAARAGYTVNNTPKAGAIMQTTQGAYGHVAYVESVNSNGSVRVSEMNYGYGPGVVTSRTISASQASSYNFIH
- the ureG gene encoding urease accessory protein UreG, giving the protein MANPIKIGIGGPVGAGKTQLIEKVVRRLSKEMSIGVITNDIYTKEDEKILVNTGVLPEDRIIGVETGGCPHTAIREDASMNFAAIDELLERHDDIELIFIESGGDNLAATFSPELVDFSIYIIDVAQGEKIPRKGGQGMIKSDFFVINKTDLAPYVGASLEQMAKDTKVFRGNRPFAFTNLKTDEGLDDVIDWIERDTLLKGLS
- a CDS encoding PH domain-containing protein, giving the protein MILDNVNPNDLFPTEKKGPSVLGIIEYQVHGNNEFEGAFIATNERLIMNVDMNGQFYYRSISYNEVEAIDYNGETITFKFNIGKVPMYDIKSDNVESFVEYVKQHMIV
- a CDS encoding transcriptional regulator — its product is MSKFKVKRLTAHILMLKVINDMLKYSFHLTLTQVKLLNLLVKSDGLKSKIPSIDYLLKLNEIQSKIALFQMLSYLNNHQWLSKQRDQRDQRKLKISLNKNHMNKIEYMNNEVNDYIERYFAQYTLQTTSDYVNYLLRCKDLLERLKCYLNICQLTLEELYVLGILYLHQGQLTVKELQGEFHHPIFSISPILKNLIIKQLVQKERCELDERQVIILIKREQFSKVTKLIHACYNYLEKGIQDKEK
- a CDS encoding AraC family transcriptional regulator encodes the protein MTDNFSLHIFKNMKVGNAKEANLKIVYWLQGSGLITINLQRYEVRANDVTIIMLNDLYQIESHEESVCCVVEISAKTYLRFMNSNCMVSGQVLSNDIGSTFRILLKYLIHNQVEQQANITNDKLISYMCVELMSLNTNDDRHHLVAEEVHEYLTHNHHKKINRKDVINHVNITSKALSEMFKVTPYSNFVQYLNHIRLEHCLIDILTSMKPIEEIASNHGFNHYSRFIHLFKETYGDTPKLIRKTYRPTSHSINQSQIVDIDESIIKLIDESINGMTKVKEIQVPWETIDNPKNYEPKNIYIKGNSFYWIDYYMIEQMILRLRVNPENLYIILTVDVSKDELSTEQIKLLLQKFINYSVNVVFKIKHEYNELLTSSERARLEILVATIFNMTFERNKSKIAFLIYDLKVRAIQKVKRLISNYIQEFELIYILDQNEVDTQYDVAIDFLIDRFVVTLAQLEQISVSSSKLICDLDVINRNTYSKEIITLSDIRLMSQLMANYSNYNGLCIQMSMVYEVINEISLTKLSILIFIINILNQLRGVVIYQNDTMIVTKFKHEIQCVICFPVALLNEKSGSARITCRGLKQFSHAETKQIVLSIDKDKHTSENGVFVNDIMQQHKFWKANFIEKNIYDHSLMVSSNSIVHLKYHLEI
- the sarR gene encoding HTH-type transcriptional regulator SarR, which encodes MSKINDINDLVNATFQVKKFFRDTKKKYNLNYEEIYILNHILKSESNEISSKEIAKCSEFKPYYLTKALQKLKDLKLLSKKRSLHDERTVIVFVTDTQKANIQKLISELEEYIKN